A genomic window from Micromonospora sp. WMMA1947 includes:
- a CDS encoding aminotransferase class I/II-fold pyridoxal phosphate-dependent enzyme, with protein sequence MAAHYQITGSTSAAISASVESGVRTGDLAPGDLLPAVRALAADLGISPATVSKAYQELRQRGLVATAGRHGTRVRPRPPVAARRAALLPPALAGGRDLSTGQPDPRLLPPLGPHLAAVAAEIGPPGGYATDAVLPDLAALARERLAADGVPAGELTVTGGALDGIERLLAAHLRPGDAVAVEDPGWANLLDLIAALGLRTVGVPVDDEGPTVGGVRAALAAGVRALVVTSRAQNPTGAAVSADRADALRTLLAGRADLLLIEDDHAAELARVPLHPLAGATPAWAFVRSVSKPYGPDLRLAVLAGDEATVARVAGRAQVGAGWVSTVLQRLVVSLWRDPATAELVGRAADSYDRRRDGLVAALAARGTTAHGRTGINVWVPVPDETVAITTLRDAGWSLAPGGLYRIAAAPAVRVSVSALDEADIPALADALAAGRKGPLLTHSV encoded by the coding sequence GTGGCAGCACATTATCAGATCACCGGCTCCACCTCGGCGGCGATTTCGGCAAGCGTCGAATCCGGCGTCCGCACCGGTGACCTCGCCCCGGGAGACCTCCTGCCCGCGGTCCGCGCGCTCGCCGCCGACCTGGGCATCAGCCCGGCCACCGTGTCGAAGGCGTACCAGGAACTGCGCCAACGCGGCCTGGTCGCCACCGCCGGCCGGCACGGCACCCGGGTCCGCCCCCGCCCGCCGGTCGCCGCCCGCCGCGCCGCGCTGCTGCCCCCGGCGCTCGCCGGTGGCCGCGACCTCTCCACCGGCCAGCCCGACCCCCGGCTGCTGCCCCCGCTCGGGCCGCACCTGGCCGCGGTCGCCGCCGAGATCGGACCCCCCGGCGGGTACGCGACCGACGCCGTGCTGCCGGACCTGGCCGCCCTGGCCCGTGAGCGGCTCGCGGCGGACGGGGTGCCGGCCGGCGAGCTCACCGTCACCGGCGGCGCGCTCGACGGCATCGAACGGCTGCTCGCCGCCCACCTGCGCCCCGGCGACGCGGTGGCGGTTGAGGACCCGGGCTGGGCCAACCTGCTCGACCTGATCGCCGCGCTCGGGCTGCGTACCGTCGGGGTGCCGGTGGACGACGAGGGCCCCACCGTCGGCGGAGTCCGGGCGGCGCTCGCCGCCGGGGTTCGAGCGCTGGTGGTGACCAGCCGGGCGCAGAACCCGACCGGCGCGGCCGTCTCCGCCGACCGGGCCGACGCGCTGCGGACGCTGCTCGCCGGCCGGGCCGACCTGCTGCTGATCGAGGACGACCACGCCGCCGAGCTGGCCCGCGTACCCCTGCACCCGCTCGCCGGGGCGACACCGGCGTGGGCCTTCGTCCGGTCGGTGAGCAAGCCCTACGGGCCCGACCTGCGGCTCGCGGTGCTGGCCGGCGACGAGGCCACGGTGGCGCGGGTGGCCGGACGGGCCCAGGTCGGCGCCGGCTGGGTCTCCACAGTGCTGCAACGGCTGGTCGTGTCGCTCTGGCGTGACCCGGCGACCGCCGAGCTGGTGGGGCGCGCGGCGGACAGCTACGACCGGCGGCGCGACGGGCTGGTGGCCGCGCTCGCCGCGCGCGGGACGACCGCGCACGGGCGTACCGGGATCAACGTCTGGGTGCCGGTGCCCGACGAGACGGTGGCGATCACGACGCTGCGCGACGCCGGGTGGTCGCTCGCCCCCGGCGGCCTGTACCGGATCGCCGCCGCACCCGCCGTGCGCGTCTC